Genomic segment of Lemur catta isolate mLemCat1 chromosome 2, mLemCat1.pri, whole genome shotgun sequence:
cacctCTGcacttcttccactgaagtcttgaaccccttaAAGTCATCTGTGAGAGTTgtaatcaacttcttccaaacttgtattaatattgatatttttacctcctcccatgaatcattaATATTCTTAGGCATCCAGAACATGGTGACTCCTTCCCAGAGTGTTTCAGTTTACTTTGCTCAGATCTATCACTGTGGCAGGTATacccttatgaaatgtatttcttaaatataaaacttgaaagtcaaaGTTACTCACTGATCTATGGGCTGCAGAATAgatgttgtattagcaggcatgaaaactttcatctccttgtacatctctgtcagagctcttgggtgaccaggtgcattgacAATGAGCAATAgtagggcagggtggggtggctcatacctgtaatcccagcacttttggaggccaaagtaggaggatcactgaaggccaggaatttaagaccactctgagcaaaatagtgagatcccatctctacagaaaaattttaaaaattagccaggcatggcagcttgcgcctgtagtcctagctactctggaggctgaccCAGGAGGCTtccttaaggtcaggagttcgaagttaacagtgaactatgattatgTCATTGccttctagcctgggcaacagcaaaacccagtctcttttaaaaaattaaaggcatgccgggcgtagtggctcatgccttgtaatcgtagcactctgggaggccaaggtgggaggactgcttgagctcaggagtgtgagaccagcctgaacaagaccaagaccccacctctgctaaaaatagaaaaaattagccagacatggtagcatgcactgtagtcccagctacttaggaggcgaggcaggatgatcacttgagcccaggagtttgaggtcgtggtgagctatgatcacgccactatactccagccagggtgacaaagtaagaccctgtctcaagagaaaaaaaagatgaaaaatacaatatcttcGAAGCATAATGAAGTGAAGCACGGTAAAACAAGATATCCCTGTATATAAGGTGCAAAGAATTactatttggaaaaagaaagaactacaaatcaggaaagaaaaaaaaaacagagaaaatggatgGACAAAGAATAGTAACAGGCTATTCCCAGAAGAGGAAGCCAGAAATACTTGTCTTTTCTTGTAATCAACAGTGTGATACCATTTCATACCCGTcagatttttttatatgttgtgtGTTAGCAGTGGTAAGGATGATGGAAGATCTCTTATTCTTCTGGTAGGAGTATAAATTGATACAACGACTTAGAAAAGAATCAGGGATTATCTAGTAATATTGAAAAACCCAATGGTTTTTaacccacacacacaaagatattCTTTATCTTTGTAAAGACCAGAAACTATGTAAATGCCCTTCTTTAGGGAAATGGATGAGGTATGATATAATCGTGTGATAGGACTACTACACAGCAGTTAAGGAATGAACTAGATCTATATATCAACATAGCAGAACTTAAAATATTGTGTGAAAAAGCAagtttcaagatttttttaaggTATGATGCATTATagttttttaagcaaaataatacTGTGTAGTGCTTACGATTATGGTTGTTTCTAGAGTTGGAGAGAAATGAGGGAATTGGCCTGAGAAGGGTACAGAGAGATATCCaactttgccatttttttaaactgggtaaaatatatataacataaaacttaccattttaagtGTGTAGTTTAGTGGCATTTAGCAAttatcaccactatccatctccagcaCTTTTTTATCTTTGCCACCTGAAACTCTATACCCGTTAAACAATGactcctcattctcccctcccctcagcctctggcaaccaccattctgttttctctctgaatttggctattctgggtacCCCATATAAGCGGAATCTTACTGTCtctgtctttttgtgcctggcttatttcacttagcataatgtcctcaaggtccatctgTGTTATAacatgtgacaggatttcattcGTTTTCAAGGTTGAATTATTCactactctttaaaaaatattttttaatatttttaaattttagttggtTAGTATGTGGagttttgttatattattatttgcacTCTTGTatacttctaaaattttctttccaaaggaATTAGTTGAATAAACAAAAGCTTATTCTTCTGCTGCAGATAATTCACTgtaatttgtttccatttcagtGTGACTGCAACAAGGGAGAACATGGCTTACACTGTGGAATGCCTGAGGGGTGATGTGTAAGTACCTGCGTGTGTTTCAGACAtctgcttttaaagaaatattaagctGTGCAGTTCTAGCCTTTGTAATGTGTCATTATGACTTCTGACTTTCATTTTAGATTATTATTCATAAACTATGCACGCAAACACCATACTTTCCCAAGGCTTAAAGTTTAATATTGAGAGCCCTACAGTTATGTAGAATCTTGAATGTTGGTTTTAAATCTTTGACATGTGAttcttttccttatgttttctatAGTGAAATTCTAATGGAGTTCCTGCTCAATGTCACCACAGCACCAGAATTTCGTCGTTGGGAAGTAGCTGCCCTTCACTCTCAGCTAAAGGTTGACAAAGCTGTGGCTTTTCAGAATCCACAGGCTCGTAAGTACATTTCAGATTACATTCAGTTGTTTCTGTAATAAGATACTGGCTTTTTGAGCCAATGGatttgtagaagaaaaaaattgctgtaGAAATTTTTTACTACATGGGTTTGAAAATATCTTTCCCAAAAATTTGTTCAgttatttaaatacattattcttttgtttctgaacatttgtattttttatttttcatgtctgATGGTAAGTAAATTGACTGTAGAATCCTAGATATTTTTCCTGTTTCCCCTCCAGAGCTTTTTAGCAATTATTTTGTTTACACTACATCCAGCAGCAGTatattgttgctgctgctgctattattattatttattggtgtatattactattatcatttatCCAGCTCCCCTTTATTGGGTCCTTCCAAAGTaagcaactttattttttaaaaataagaacatttttaatgcatattttatatttaagtagtGTTTAACTATACAATCTTGATAAGTACACTGGCAAAACAAATCTGTAAACAAGCACTGGTGACTCTCTGGAAGCCATACAACTTCTGGTGGGAGCGGAAATGTGCAGGTAGATAAGAAATAGGTGACCAGCTGCAGGAGCTTGGCATGGGACAGGCGTCCCTCATAATGCAGGTCTGGCAAGTGTCTGGAACATAGTGAGTGGTTGGTTGGTGTTGCTAATGTTGATACTTTGTGTCACAGAGGAGTGTGATCTTTGTTGCTCAGGACTTCTACCAAAGAAACAGAATGGTAAAATTGTAGAAAAAATGACCTATATGTCCATAGTGGCTTCTTCTCCCACTGGTAGCAATGAGGCTCCAGCCCTCATACCTTCTGCCTAAACTGTTATTGTATAGTTTCCTGGCTGGTGTCTCTGCCTCCAGGTTTACATCTTCAGTCCATTACAGTGATCCTGACAGGAAAGTGCTTTAAAGGCTCCTTATCATCTTTGGGATAAAGGCCAAACTCTTTAGCTTAGCATGTATATGGCCTTTCATGATCTGACCCCAACCCACTGCTCTTGTTTTTCATTCtactcctcttcccctcccagctTTGATTCCCCTTTGAATGAAACTGTTGTTCTTTATACCTTTGctttgtctgtttcctctgcctgaaatgctgtTCCCCAGTCATTTACCTGGGAAACAACCTATTCGTTCTATAAGACTTATCCCAGATTTTACTTCTGTTACTTTGTTCCAGTTCCCACTGCTTTTCCCTTGTGCCCCTGCTGCTCTTTTGACATACTGCTAACATTGCACCATAATACTTTATTTCACGGTTTTTCCTCTTAACATTTTGAGGGTAGGCATTATATGTTACTCATCTCTGTGTTTCCAGCACCtcgcacagtgcctggcatagggAGTTTGCCCAGATAATGAGCAAGTGAAGGAAACATACCTTAAGCAAAGGCACTGAAGCAGGAAAGCAAAGCAGGGAAAGCACCTGTAGGAACACCTGAAACAGGAGTAAGTCCAGTTTGACAACATCTGACCCATAAAATCTAGCAATATGACCTAAGACTGACACTTTGATATCTCCTCTTATTCTGACAACTCCCTTATTACATAGAAAGGAAACCTTAGAAATAAGCAAAATTCAGATTAAATGACTTATCTAAGGTCACATGGCAAATTGGTGGCAGAACCATAACTAGATTAATACTTCCCAGAACCCAGGCCATTGTGCTTTCCAGATGATACCAGATGGATTAAAGTTAGAGAAGTGGTTTCCATATGCTTGTGGACTCCAGCATATAGAAACTACTGCCACATAATCTCATTTTTCTCAGCTCATTTGACTGGCAGAATTTCAAGCCCTCTTAATTCTTGAATACCAGAGGATGACTAAATTTGTATAGTCTTGTTGCCTtctaggttttaaaaatgttcttatctTTACTTAAATTATACTTGAGTAACTGCTTCTTTACTTCTCATACAGATGTCATTGAAAATTTGCATGCTGCAGCTTACCGAAATGCCTTGGCTAATTCCTTGTATTGTCCTGACTATAGGATTGGAAAAGTGACACCAGAGGAGGTACtgataaaacatacattttaaaatgtgcttgttTTCATATTAAATTGAACATTGATCTACcattagctaatttttcttttatattgtctaatttttagaaattcagcTTGCTTGTTtatcagcttttttcttttttttttatcgtcCTCCTTTATTATAAATCTAATTCATcatcttttgggtttttttaataataataatagaggacggatctcactcttgctcaggctggtctcgaactcttgagctcaagcaatcctttcacctcagcatcccagagtgctaggattacaggcatgagccaccacacctggccaattcaTCAGCTTTTTAACAAAAATCCTATATAAAcaatttttgtatatcttttaaCTAAAGAAAGTTTTTATGACAAAAGGGACATGATCAttacagaaaaatcagaaaataagacaagaaaaatgaagGTCTGAGCTCCACTTgaacctaaaaaaagaaaaaaagggaaaatgaaaagaaaacatctcaCATATCTAAAGGCAGTCATTGTTAATATctggtatattttcttctagattcttttctatgtatatgtatgttttttaaacagtatttaaatgtttaagtatCATAATAAGTTCTTTAACTAAAACTCTAGTCCCTCTGAACACACAGATAAGGCTGAGCCCACTTCCTTACCTCCCTTTCCATCAGCCCTTCACTAGCTCATTCACCTGCAGCACACCAGCCACCTTTCATTGGCAGATTTGCCGTATGTCATGGTCATATATATCTTAGAACTTTGTTTCCAAAACTGGAAGCACTGAATGTTAAATCTGCAAGTGGAGATCCGCATATGATCTGAATTTCCTACTCCTACCACCCATCCACCCCCAAGACAAATTTTATCAAAAGATTTTAGGAGAAAATTTTGGAATTATCAACACTTTCAAAGTATACTTGACTTGGAAATTCAGGGTTTTATTCTCGTTTCATTTCTTATTAGCTGCTACAGAAAACTAAACTGTATGTCCCTTGCTCTTCTCACTTACCAATCAGTAATTTAATGCCTACCATTCATATggcacttttatttaaaaattctaactcTGACCATCCAACTTGAACAGGCAACAATTCTCATAAGACTAGCCTCTaatgagttttgaaatttttcagaaatcAAATGCACCTTCATGAAGAGGTATGATCTCTGTCAGAATCTGTTTAAGTGAGGGAAAAAAGATGTGTCATCAAGGTAGCTAAAAGACTGTACATAGCAAAACGCCAGGTAGTTAGTTGGCTTTAAATAAAGAGTCTAAGATTTCACATTGAAATCTATAATAGTCTGTAGAGTGAGTCCCAGGAATGGGGGACAGTGACagtttttgtgttttaagctcTCTAGGTCATTCTGTGATCATCTGGGTTGGAAACCCTGGTATAGACAATGGCTTCGTGGTAGGAAAATCATGCAGATGGGCAAGAGGGTTGTAGTAATATAACTCTGTTGCCctgttataaaatgttaatagggCTTAATTACTATCtgtataaagacaaaaaaaaacctgatgtTCTCCTTAAAccacattataataaaaatcgTAAACTTAGTCccatttttttcaagttcatgCCAGTGTgtgctgtttcttttccttcctttttttataacagttttaatGAGTTTTAATAACAGTTTTAATTCACATACCTTACAACCCACCTATTTAAAGTGCACGATTCAGTGGTTTTCattgtattcacagagttgtacaaccgaGACCACAATTGAGTTCtagttcttttaataaaattcctGTGTAATTCAACACTAGTTAGTCCCATATAGTTCATTATAGCAATTTTTAAGGCTTGAGTATTTATTTCCCACCAAACTCTACTTTTATGTTTCtgcagatttttatatttatgccaTATAAACTAATAAGTGTTTTTAACTTCCTCAGTTACATTACTTCATTCAGAACCATTTTACAAGTGCAAGAATGGCTTTGGTTGGACTTGGTAAGTTGGGCATTACCTGCATGTCAGTTTGCCTCCTTAATAGCAGTCCCTTACACTGTAATTGTATAAGTATAGCATTGAACAAAGTAGTTTTCTATTTACATCAGACAGGCAGCATATGATAGGATTTTAATTGCTAGTCATTTGTTTTGGAAGGCAGAATCCAACATTTAACTTTGCAAGCTATTTGCTTTAAATTCTTCACGGTATTTGCAAAATCTGTGACAAGGGTGAATTTCTCTTGGCCAAGATCTTTTacaaactatcttttaaaaagacgTACAgcttaatagaaaaataggcaaagggtATGAACAGAGAATTCATGGggcaaatatatatgtatatatattaatatgtgtgtgtattcagttatctttgttttttaaattattttaaaagagaatcagCCTCactaataattttcaattttttaattcatgagattggcaaaaaattaaaagatggacACCACCCAAAATTAAGAGGGGTTTAGATAAGTAGGTACTCTCAAAAATTTCTGGTGAAAATATAAACTAGTACATTTTTGGAGGTCTATTTGAATATATctgttaaaattcaaaatgtttatacTCTCAGACCCAGCAATTTTAAGAATTTGTCCAACAGAAACACTTTATCAAGTTTACAAAATAGTTGCAGGAGTATATTGtttgcaatattttttgtttgtttgtgaatAACAGCTTTTCTGATTCAAGcagcagagacagaaaaagaaagggaaaaaaaagaaaaaggaaaataacagcttggggtataatttacatgccataaaattcatccttttaaagtatacagttctggtttttagtatatttaggGAGTTGTGCAACTATTACCACTGTCTAATTTCAGAACGTTTTTATCATCCCCAAAGAaaacccatacccattagcaatcactccccattCTCACCTTCCCCCTGCCTCTGGCATCCACTAAtgcactttctgtctctatagatttgactattctggacttttcatttaaatggagtcatacaactggcttcttttacttagcataatattttcaaggtccAAGGTCCATCCATTATTATAGTATGTATcattgtttcatttccttttgtggcTGAAAAATACTCTATTACCACATTCTCTTTGTCCATTCATTGGCATTTGGGTTGTTGCCACCTTTGGCTATTGTGGATGTAAACATTCATGTGTAAGTTTTTCTTAGAAcacctattttcaattcttttgataATATACCTAGGAGTAAAGTTGCCAGGACATGTGGTAACTCtctgtttaaccatttgaggaactaccagactgttttccaaagtaggtgtatcattttacattcctgccagcaatggacaaaggttttaatttctccacattcttactCCACATTCAGCACTTGTCTGTCTTCCTGATTAtggccatcctagtgggtataaGGTGGtcattgatttgtattttcctaatgacaaatgacattgaacatgttttcatgtgctttgggggcatttgtataacttctttggagaaatgtctgttcaaatcattagcccatttttcaattggtttgtttgtttattgttgagttgtatgGGTTCTATATATATTTGGGATACTAAGCTCTTCTCAGATTTATAatctgcaaatgttttcttctatttcatggGTTGTCctttcactctcttgatagtgtcctGTGGTACACAATGCAATGTTGTTTTAATAGCCAACTATTAGAAACATGCTAATTAATGTCCTTCAAGAAGGGATTGATTAAATGATGATACGTCAGTAGAATGTGATTCTTTATaaccaacaaatatttgatgTAGACTAATCACTTAGAAAGATGCAAATTGCAAAAGACAAGTGAGAAACAATACCAATAGAatgataccattttaaaaataaaatgaggataatattaatacctacACAGGAAAAAATTCTAGATTAATAGTATATAGTAAATAGTTTAGGGATAGTAAATAGTTTAGTGATAGTAAACTATAAATGAGTATGTCTGGGACAATAGCATATGGTGGAaagacttgttttcttttctgtttatttctataatgtttcacttttataatcatgtattttttttttttttttttgagacagagtctcactctgttgcccagctagagtgagtgccgtggcgtcagcctagctcacagcaacctcaaactcctgggcttaagcgatcctactgcctcagcctcccgagtagctgggactataggcatgcgccatcagcctgccgagtagctggaactataggcatgtgccaccatgcccggctaatgttttttttatatatatattttttagttggccagataatttctttctattttttttagtagagacggggtctcgctcttgctcaggctggtctcgaactcctgacctcaagcaatccacccgcctcggcctcccaaagtgctaggattacaggcgtgagccactgcgcctggcctataatcatgtatttttaaagcaaggAAAAACCAGATATTTTACAATGGTGTTCTGGAAATTCTGTTTCTagctttttgtttctgttgaaaCAGGTGTGAGTCATCCTACTCTCAAGCAAGTTGCAGAACAGTTTCTCAACATGAGGGGTGGGCTTGGTTTAGCTGGTGCAAAGGCCAGATACCGTGGAGGTAagcattttttattctgttaggATTGATTTATCAGAAGGAAATTCCCCCCCAGAACATGTTGAGCGGGGAATAGGCCTGATTATTTACTACCAAACAGTCTCAGAGTCGGATGGCTTGGGTGCTGTATATTAAGCATATGtttgattatgtgtgtgtgttaaggcAGAATGGCATGGGGAAAGCACAGGGCCACAGAAAAGCTTAATTAGTCTTGGTGGGTTAATACTGTGTTGTAGGGAATACTGAAGAATGAAACCCGTGGTGAGCaagccattttcttcttcaccctatCCTTACATGGCCCCAGGTGAAATTCGAGAACAGAGTGGAGACAGTCTTGTCCATGCTGCTCTTGTAGCAGAAAGTGCTGCCATAGGAAGTACAGAAGCAAATGCATTTAGCGTTCTTCAGCATGTCCTCGGTGCTGGACCACACGTCAAGAGGGGCGGCAACGCTACCAGCCTTCTATACCAGGCTGTTGCCAAGGGAATTCACCAGCCATTTGATGTGAGTCTGAGGAATTGATAtctctccttttgttttcaaaGCCTCAGTATTTATGATGCAATTCTGATAATTTGCTCTTAATGTTaatccagttttaaaatttaaagccaaCACATAGAAAATCTTTGTACAATTAAAGAGACAGCCAAGCTTGATTTTAGTACCTTAGTGGGTCTGTCAAAAACTTAGTGTCTTTTCAATTATTCTAATATATAATAGGAAGAGGAATTGAAtgcttagaaagaaatttatactTCAGTTCTCAttggaataaaattttagatGATAAACGTTCCCCTATATTCTAACTAGTCAgtctcttttttttaagattttttcccatccctttcTGTTCCTGTGACTACTTCCTGAATTTCACTACTCTTTATGTTTCCAACCAAGTGGACAAGATACATACTGAGAAATTGTTTACAGACCCATTCCTTTAGTTtgagattaaatttttaaaaaaatgatggcaTTTAACCATAACAAAAAGTTCGTATTTCTTTAGAAGACACCTTTGTATGACAGTGAAGAAAGTGCTAATGCTTTCAAAGTAATGATACTCGAATCAGGAGACTGTAAAATGTCAACTAACAAAGTATTATATAGTGAGCGAGCATTGTTTGCCGCATGTAATATCCTACATGACCTTCAATAGTATGCCTTGAAAAGGTAACAAATGTACTAAATTATAGTATTGAGCATTGTTCATAATTTTAGCTATAGGACATGGCAAATATAGGTTTATGCTTCGATAAGTCTTTGGTCATTGACACTTAAcagtgcaaattaaaatcaactttttcGTGTTCTTATTTGTGTTTAATACTTGAATggtagttttcaaattttttttttagctgaggAACCTTTTGTTTAATCTCATAATTTCCCAACTGCAATGCACAATacaaaaatttaactttaaaacgAATTTTGAAGGCTTACTTGACTATGAAACCTTTTGAATCTGTACAGAGCCTCAGGGTTCCCTGGAGCATGATTTGAAAGCAATTATCTTAAATTAGTGCTAAATTAGATTTAgctgctgctttttaaatttcctccagATTTTCTTTCTCGGTTCATTGTCAACTGTTTTCTTTGTGCTTTACTTTTCACCATTGAATGCTACTAATGGTTTTATGTGGCTGGAGTTTAATCCTAATCCAATGACATAATGTAATAGAAATTCCTAGTTGAGAAATTTGGAATGTGAATAGGATAGTCTCAGAATTGTAATTAAACTTCAAGTAATTGAAGTACATTTCTTCATACGTTTTAAGGGGACTGAACCAATGgttctcacattaggcttctgaaacacttgttaaaatgcaggctCCCAGGCTTCATCCACAGGGATCTGAGTTAGTAAATCTTTTGAAGGAATCTGAAagtctatatttttaataacagcttcggtaatttttatgtaaatggtCCACATAAACACTGCTACACACTGTATTAGGCAATCAAGTTCCCCGTCTGTATAATAACAATGTTTgcaaattaatgttttcattaacCTTTAATCATCAAAGGAAGATGAGAAAATATCCAGCAAAAAGGAAAGTAAACAGTCAGTTTAgaaagatttaaatgaaaaaacagttAAAACCATTGCAGTTCTGAAAGATAACACTTCAATCTTTGACAGAACTGGTTAAGTGCAATATTAATTAATCTCATTTGCTTATACTGTGAAGGTACAAGTTTTTGTCTAGATAACCTTAGGGAAATTGTACCCTGTTTTCCTGGTGGAATATCATACAGTGAAGTCACTCTATGTTTCAGGTTTCCGCTTTCAATGCCAGTTACTCGGATTCTGGACTCTTCGGGATTTACACTATCTCCCAGGCTGCAGCTGCTGGGGATGTAAGTTGCAAACTCACCAACTCTCACAAATAAGTTTTTTTCCCCAccattaacatatttttagttaaaacaTGGAATGTTTGAATGCCATGATTTATCAGAACTCTGTATAGTATGATATTGCTGAAGTACATCTGCTGTGGGAAAGCTTAAAATTTTATACTGGTGCTtccaggaaagaggaaggaaatgccTCCTTGGTATTTTGGTTCTGTTTGGACAAATGGCATTGAGTTGGCTCTGAGACATCTAAATTGAGAACCCAGGAGAGGTCAAGGCTAAGATGTATATTTGGGAGTCCTTGATAAGAAAATTGTGCTAAAGTCGGGGTTGTATGAAAGATGGTAGGAGAGGAAAACGAAGCTC
This window contains:
- the LOC123632466 gene encoding cytochrome b-c1 complex subunit 2, mitochondrial; amino-acid sequence: MKLLSRAGSFSRFYSLKVAPKVKATAAPAGAPPQPQDLEFTKLPNGLVIASLENYAPISRIGLFIKAGSRYEDSNNLGTSHLLRLASSLTTKGASSFKITRGIEAVGGKLSVTATRENMAYTVECLRGDVEILMEFLLNVTTAPEFRRWEVAALHSQLKVDKAVAFQNPQAHVIENLHAAAYRNALANSLYCPDYRIGKVTPEELHYFIQNHFTSARMALVGLGVSHPTLKQVAEQFLNMRGGLGLAGAKARYRGGEIREQSGDSLVHAALVAESAAIGSTEANAFSVLQHVLGAGPHVKRGGNATSLLYQAVAKGIHQPFDVSAFNASYSDSGLFGIYTISQAAAAGDVIKAAYNQVKTIAQGNLSNTDVQAAKNKLKAGYLMSVESSEGFLDEVGSQALVAGSYVPPSTVLQQIDSVANADVINAAKKFVSGQKSMAASGNLGHTPFVDEL